The following coding sequences are from one Paenibacillus stellifer window:
- a CDS encoding suppressor of fused domain protein, translating to MYTQENIEFLHNHIERYIGPVSNIFKEIVSDHVSIDVLVVAPTPQRNYYTLITCGMSEFPMTVPAGAEEYRYAELMISLPPTWKLSDEDFKDERNYWPIRALKKAARFPHDYNTWLYLGHTVTNGNPAQPYCDTAKFQSMLIWVPEVENVSDFFYFNISDDKEVRFYNLVPLYKEELDFTMKNGGEALINKLNKIGATEVVNISRKNSCKKVFGFL from the coding sequence ATGTATACGCAAGAGAACATTGAATTCTTACATAACCATATTGAGAGATACATAGGCCCAGTCTCAAATATTTTCAAAGAAATTGTTTCCGATCATGTGTCAATAGATGTTCTGGTTGTTGCGCCGACGCCTCAAAGGAACTATTACACATTAATTACTTGCGGGATGAGCGAGTTTCCCATGACAGTTCCTGCTGGAGCGGAAGAATATCGATATGCTGAACTTATGATATCCCTGCCTCCTACGTGGAAGCTGTCAGATGAGGATTTTAAGGATGAACGAAATTATTGGCCCATTCGAGCATTGAAGAAGGCAGCGAGATTTCCGCATGACTACAACACTTGGCTTTATTTAGGTCATACTGTCACGAATGGGAATCCGGCACAGCCATATTGTGATACTGCAAAGTTTCAGAGCATGTTAATTTGGGTTCCGGAAGTAGAGAATGTATCTGATTTCTTTTATTTTAATATCTCCGACGACAAAGAAGTACGGTTCTATAATTTGGTTCCTTTATATAAGGAAGAACTTGATTTCACTATGAAGAATGGCGGAGAGGCTCTGATCAACAAACTAAATAAAATAGGAGCAACTGAGGTAGTTAATATCTCGCGTAAAAATTCTTGTAAAAAGGTGTTTGGTTTCTTATAA
- the darT gene encoding type II toxin-antitoxin system toxin DNA ADP-ribosyl transferase DarT, producing the protein MVPNPTFIYHITSIGNLHSILNNNGLVCINQLHEHESSFVNIAYEQIQSRRSEKQVPIHPYGNLHDYVPFYFAPRSPMLYTINQGNVPQYQGGQNQIIYLVSTVQQVLSEKIPFVFTDGHAIMSYSEFYNDPVDLEQIDWGIMRSQYWYDTTEYPDRKRKRQAEFLAFEFFPIDSILEIGAINETYKGEALKILRNNSINIPVEVRREWYY; encoded by the coding sequence ATGGTGCCGAATCCAACATTTATTTATCATATAACGAGTATTGGGAATTTACATTCGATCCTTAACAATAATGGTCTCGTTTGTATAAACCAATTACACGAGCACGAAAGCTCTTTCGTGAATATTGCTTATGAGCAAATTCAATCTAGACGCTCGGAAAAACAAGTTCCAATACATCCATACGGTAATCTACATGATTATGTTCCTTTTTACTTTGCGCCGCGGTCACCAATGTTGTATACAATTAATCAAGGAAATGTGCCACAGTATCAAGGTGGTCAAAATCAAATTATATATTTGGTATCAACGGTACAACAAGTGTTATCAGAGAAAATCCCATTCGTGTTTACAGATGGACATGCGATCATGAGTTATTCCGAATTTTACAATGACCCGGTTGATTTAGAGCAAATTGACTGGGGAATAATGAGGTCCCAATATTGGTATGATACTACTGAATATCCTGACAGAAAACGGAAACGCCAGGCGGAGTTCTTGGCTTTTGAGTTTTTTCCCATTGACTCTATACTTGAAATTGGTGCAATTAATGAAACTTACAAGGGTGAGGCACTTAAAATTTTGCGTAATAACTCGATTAATATACCTGTTGAGGTACGCAGAGAATGGTATTACTAA
- the darG gene encoding type II toxin-antitoxin system antitoxin DNA ADP-ribosyl glycohydrolase DarG has protein sequence MIEYKKGNLLESEAEALVNTVNCVGVMGKGIALQFKQAYPGNFKEYEKACKNNLVMPGKMFIVDTGSIFNPRYIINFPTKRHWKGKSKIEDIQSGLIDFIEIIREYGIRSVAIPPLGCGNGGLNWEDVRPLIEEAALKVPEVLFMVYPPIGSPEPDKMRVGTEKPKLTRARALLIMLMNLYAAPGYKLSMLEIQKLAYFLQESGEDLKLRFVKAQFGPYADNLNHVLQRLEGHYIRGYGDRNRDAEIYLLPEVTREAEGFLSQLNDGSTDKRLQHTKQIIEGYETPYGLELLATTDWIIKHFPDSRDNVKIAIDHFKAWNERKKNVFKDTHIEMAWRHLTALD, from the coding sequence GTGATTGAGTATAAAAAAGGTAACTTGTTGGAATCTGAGGCCGAGGCTTTAGTAAACACAGTGAATTGTGTAGGAGTAATGGGGAAGGGGATAGCACTTCAATTTAAACAGGCCTATCCTGGTAATTTTAAAGAGTACGAAAAAGCGTGCAAAAACAATTTGGTAATGCCAGGTAAAATGTTTATTGTTGATACCGGGTCTATATTTAATCCTCGTTACATCATTAACTTTCCAACAAAGCGTCATTGGAAAGGAAAGTCAAAGATTGAAGACATACAGTCTGGATTAATCGATTTTATTGAGATAATTCGAGAGTATGGAATTAGATCAGTAGCAATCCCTCCATTAGGCTGCGGTAATGGTGGTTTGAACTGGGAAGACGTTCGGCCACTAATTGAGGAAGCGGCATTGAAAGTTCCTGAGGTTTTATTTATGGTTTACCCGCCAATTGGAAGTCCAGAGCCTGATAAAATGCGTGTTGGAACCGAAAAGCCGAAGTTAACTCGTGCTAGAGCCTTGCTTATAATGCTAATGAATCTCTATGCTGCACCGGGCTACAAACTGTCAATGTTGGAAATACAGAAACTTGCTTACTTTTTGCAAGAGAGTGGAGAGGATTTAAAGCTAAGATTTGTTAAAGCTCAGTTTGGACCGTATGCTGACAATTTAAATCATGTTCTTCAAAGACTTGAAGGGCATTATATACGGGGATATGGAGATCGAAATCGGGATGCGGAGATATATCTTTTACCTGAAGTAACAAGGGAAGCTGAAGGCTTTCTGAGTCAATTAAATGATGGGAGCACGGATAAAAGGCTTCAGCATACCAAACAAATAATTGAAGGTTACGAAACCCCATACGGACTTGAATTGCTAGCTACGACCGATTGGATTATTAAGCATTTTCCTGATTCCAGAGATAATGTGAAGATTGCGATTGATCATTTTAAAGCCTGGAATGAAAGGAAGAAGAATGTCTTTAAAGATACACATATCGAGATGGCTTGGAGACATTTAACTGCCTTAGATTAA
- a CDS encoding tyrosine-type recombinase/integrase — protein MTPSGIVFDSIYFKTWSEHSGLKKPACSATKKVLATLQEFLLENGFEGNLDFDRFTYYVESNDFEPINKSFIDQFVQYLISSNPGLSNKTIYNKISSLKSFFNFLDRVNMISHNPMAHYTNKYYERNININFLTEVECKDLLKAALLEEPFSKYYYLLIWTAITTGLRNNEICCLSFEQINFQNNMVIVNKGQKTNAKGIAIPGFLANELKHFKQYKETIEEDFSPYVFSRKKRKLYNNQMVSIVRSISEKAGINRRVIPHDLRRTTGFLMLKSGANLRAIQQQLRHELLGTTLEYLSISDSLILDED, from the coding sequence ATGACGCCCTCTGGAATTGTATTCGACTCTATTTATTTTAAAACTTGGAGTGAACACTCTGGCTTAAAGAAACCAGCATGCTCAGCAACCAAAAAGGTTCTCGCCACACTTCAGGAATTTCTTTTGGAGAACGGTTTCGAAGGCAATCTAGATTTTGACCGATTCACATATTATGTTGAATCAAATGATTTTGAACCGATTAACAAATCGTTCATTGATCAATTTGTTCAGTATCTTATATCATCAAATCCAGGGCTTTCAAATAAAACCATTTACAATAAAATTAGTTCATTAAAGAGCTTTTTCAACTTTCTTGATCGAGTAAATATGATAAGCCACAACCCCATGGCCCATTATACAAACAAATATTATGAACGAAATATAAATATTAATTTCTTGACTGAGGTTGAGTGTAAAGACCTCCTGAAAGCAGCCCTTCTAGAGGAGCCCTTCTCCAAATATTACTATCTGTTGATTTGGACAGCCATTACAACCGGACTTAGAAACAATGAAATATGTTGCCTTTCATTTGAGCAGATCAACTTTCAAAATAATATGGTGATAGTTAACAAAGGTCAAAAAACAAATGCTAAGGGGATCGCCATTCCTGGGTTCCTAGCAAACGAACTGAAACACTTCAAACAATATAAGGAGACCATTGAAGAAGATTTTAGTCCATATGTATTCTCAAGAAAAAAACGTAAACTCTATAATAATCAAATGGTATCTATAGTCAGATCTATATCAGAAAAAGCCGGGATTAATAGAAGGGTCATTCCCCATGATCTCAGAAGAACTACCGGATTTCTGATGCTTAAAAGTGGTGCAAACTTGAGAGCAATTCAACAACAATTAAGGCATGAGTTGTTAGGTACCACGTTGGAGTACCTCTCCATTTCGGATAGTTTGATATTAGACGAGGATTAA
- a CDS encoding tyrosine-type recombinase/integrase: MFKVEGNSPVANLMVHLQKLAATNSHDHMRQALERSNLIFVEEPNERKDVTFEEAVNWYLQSSEFGRKSEATQKTYRSELNQFVSFVDSLPETPSLLSFEKNPKVLLDYLKPVKTQNTRSKKASFLRDFFTVTFTRFFEIDIKKIKETLIVDVEFDEDLPKAFTKEQVEEIINLSRLTNDGFRNFVILWTFLGSGIRLNELTQLQIGDICYNSQNIKVRVKGKKLQKVPRRITATSLELLRKYVSFKYGSLKGQPNYTDLYVFSTDKGVTPISDSTVQKMLDGLISEAQTISPEEKERLSVHSLRHSFALFALEEGVDLVSISKLLGHKSLKTTTIYLQLFNSMLLQAIEKHPFARSLAANLFD, encoded by the coding sequence ATGTTCAAGGTAGAAGGTAACTCACCTGTCGCTAATCTGATGGTCCACTTGCAAAAACTTGCTGCGACCAACAGTCATGATCATATGAGACAAGCTTTAGAAAGAAGCAATCTTATTTTCGTTGAAGAACCAAATGAACGGAAAGATGTAACGTTTGAGGAAGCCGTAAATTGGTACTTACAAAGCTCTGAATTCGGACGAAAGAGTGAAGCTACTCAAAAGACATATCGTTCTGAATTGAACCAGTTTGTTTCATTTGTCGATTCGCTGCCGGAAACTCCATCTTTGCTTTCATTTGAGAAGAATCCCAAAGTACTACTTGATTACCTTAAGCCAGTTAAAACCCAAAATACGCGATCAAAAAAAGCTTCATTTTTAAGGGACTTTTTCACTGTTACCTTCACACGATTCTTTGAAATAGATATTAAAAAGATCAAGGAAACCTTGATAGTTGACGTTGAGTTTGATGAAGATCTTCCAAAGGCTTTTACGAAAGAACAAGTAGAGGAAATTATAAACTTATCGCGGCTGACCAACGATGGTTTTAGAAACTTTGTCATCTTATGGACTTTTCTTGGCAGCGGTATTCGCCTTAACGAGTTGACTCAACTTCAAATCGGGGATATTTGCTATAATTCTCAGAATATAAAAGTTCGTGTTAAGGGGAAAAAGCTTCAAAAAGTTCCTCGGCGGATTACAGCTACATCATTAGAGCTTCTTAGAAAATATGTAAGTTTTAAATACGGGTCACTTAAGGGTCAGCCTAATTATACTGATTTGTATGTTTTTTCAACGGATAAGGGAGTTACCCCTATCAGTGATAGTACAGTCCAAAAGATGTTAGATGGGTTAATTTCTGAGGCACAGACCATTTCTCCAGAAGAGAAAGAGCGATTATCTGTCCATTCTTTACGTCATTCTTTCGCATTGTTCGCTTTAGAAGAGGGCGTGGATCTTGTCAGTATTTCGAAACTCCTTGGCCATAAATCATTAAAAACAACAACCATTTATTTGCAACTCTTTAACAGCATGCTTCTACAGGCAATCGAAAAACATCCTTTCGCTCGCTCGTTAGCGGCAAATTTATTTGATTGA
- a CDS encoding tyrosine-type recombinase/integrase: MDKDPKNAINELISNQKPQNELWKGTELFLWNASSTEEFINGIKNPHDVHLTTDAVWDVSKSKVRNIMDTLFNYEGYDNSTDLPHTKGNIADWLWENRVQPSIKLDKVKIYLKRIQTSKAPIELYDFYEEALEFQQQISTYIKKPIWQLNDLDITEINFQYCLKNVNSDIKKFFLNQIAKLYFPGRRFNIVKQNKRILSKLADHELHPYLKNFNDQIQSEGRSGGYIKDINRDVMLFLNWLVNNYASFNDFSPNAIPVWLIERDHILEFENYLKRCHSKGLYSEITVSNKFYCVISFFKYLYDNRIIPKNIGSIRGISAQRYLHRDIPNKDQLSDFFNTIARYSDDPDYDIAFFGSLLHLGLRFCEAERLNWEDINFQARIIKIRGKGKAGKPVPLHLPKKLYQYLESLYKVRTDEKSVFKGRQSKKVLYGKMLDKYKLYSLISGWTFPGGLHLFRHTFITKLSLRKNVHPQIIKRLARHTRLDTTSKYLHRQNQELNDAMQKIDSIWR; encoded by the coding sequence ATGGATAAAGATCCCAAAAACGCAATTAATGAATTAATTAGCAACCAGAAGCCACAAAACGAACTGTGGAAAGGAACAGAATTATTTCTGTGGAATGCTTCTTCCACAGAAGAATTTATAAATGGAATAAAAAATCCTCACGATGTGCATCTTACAACTGACGCCGTATGGGACGTTAGTAAGAGCAAAGTGAGGAACATTATGGATACATTATTTAATTATGAAGGTTATGACAACTCCACTGATCTGCCCCACACTAAAGGGAACATCGCTGATTGGTTGTGGGAAAACAGAGTTCAGCCAAGTATCAAATTGGACAAAGTGAAAATTTATTTGAAACGGATTCAGACATCAAAGGCACCGATCGAACTTTACGATTTCTACGAGGAAGCACTGGAATTTCAACAACAGATCTCTACATACATTAAAAAGCCGATTTGGCAGCTTAACGATCTTGATATTACAGAAATAAACTTTCAGTATTGTCTGAAAAACGTCAATTCAGACATAAAGAAATTCTTTCTCAACCAAATCGCTAAATTGTACTTCCCAGGAAGAAGATTCAATATAGTCAAGCAAAACAAAAGGATCCTCTCTAAACTAGCCGATCATGAACTGCATCCATATTTGAAAAACTTCAATGACCAAATTCAATCAGAAGGTCGTTCCGGAGGATATATAAAAGATATTAACCGCGACGTAATGTTGTTTTTAAACTGGCTTGTTAACAATTACGCTAGTTTCAATGATTTCTCACCGAATGCAATACCTGTTTGGTTAATCGAAAGAGACCATATTTTAGAGTTTGAAAATTACCTTAAACGTTGCCATTCAAAAGGCCTTTACAGCGAAATAACGGTTAGCAATAAATTCTACTGTGTGATTTCGTTCTTTAAGTATCTGTATGACAACAGAATTATCCCAAAGAATATCGGTTCAATAAGAGGAATATCAGCACAGAGGTATCTTCATCGTGATATCCCCAATAAAGATCAATTATCAGATTTCTTCAATACTATAGCTAGATACTCGGATGATCCTGATTATGATATAGCTTTTTTTGGATCCTTGCTGCATCTCGGACTACGATTCTGTGAAGCCGAGCGTCTAAATTGGGAAGATATTAATTTTCAAGCAAGGATAATCAAAATCCGGGGTAAGGGCAAAGCTGGGAAACCTGTACCATTACACTTGCCGAAAAAACTTTATCAATATTTAGAATCCCTATATAAAGTTCGTACAGACGAGAAATCTGTCTTTAAGGGAAGACAATCTAAAAAAGTTTTATACGGAAAAATGTTAGATAAATACAAGTTATATTCTTTGATATCCGGTTGGACATTCCCCGGAGGTCTTCATTTGTTCAGGCACACATTTATCACCAAACTGAGTCTTAGAAAAAACGTACATCCGCAAATCATCAAACGTCTAGCTCGACATACCAGACTTGACACGACCTCAAAGTATTTACATAGGCAAAATCAAGAACTTAATGATGCAATGCAAAAAATCGATTCTATATGGAGATGA
- a CDS encoding helix-turn-helix transcriptional regulator codes for MTDKVIRLFKMLLAIQANPGISAKELADKCETTDRTIYRDLRILDLIAPITNEGYGKGYRFVGNFAMYPLNFTEQEALVFSVLPSVLDTSKLPPGFESAYDKVMATHVKETRKRYDTLENVADMIQMGTPAYRENNANFLLPIMEAIIACKTIRAVYHTQSRNELTEREIDPYYLVPRDQRFYLIGYCRAKREIRTFRISRFRHVELTGNHFDKGDFSIAQYMKHTWSIERGDSLITFKIKFHPDVARYVKEEELFVRPKMTDLSDGSLLFEVTVNHEREFMNWVVQYGPSAEILKPASVREKFKEQLQRWGQLYGQ; via the coding sequence ATGACGGATAAAGTAATACGACTCTTTAAAATGCTTCTTGCCATTCAGGCTAATCCGGGGATTTCAGCCAAGGAGCTGGCGGATAAATGCGAGACAACGGATCGAACGATTTACAGAGACTTGAGGATATTGGATTTAATCGCACCGATCACGAACGAGGGGTATGGGAAAGGGTACCGTTTTGTCGGTAATTTCGCCATGTACCCGCTGAATTTCACGGAGCAGGAAGCGTTGGTATTTTCTGTCCTGCCATCCGTGCTCGACACCAGCAAACTGCCTCCAGGCTTTGAATCCGCCTACGACAAGGTGATGGCTACTCATGTGAAAGAAACCAGGAAGAGGTACGATACATTGGAAAATGTCGCGGACATGATCCAAATGGGCACCCCGGCTTATCGGGAGAACAATGCCAACTTTTTGCTGCCCATCATGGAAGCGATTATCGCCTGCAAGACGATCAGGGCTGTTTACCATACCCAGAGCCGGAATGAATTGACGGAGCGCGAAATTGATCCGTACTACCTGGTTCCAAGGGATCAGCGATTTTATTTGATCGGTTATTGTCGTGCCAAGCGGGAGATTCGTACATTTCGCATCAGCCGTTTCCGGCATGTAGAGCTGACAGGAAATCATTTTGACAAGGGCGATTTCAGCATCGCGCAGTACATGAAGCACACCTGGTCCATTGAACGCGGGGATTCTTTAATCACCTTCAAGATTAAATTCCATCCGGATGTCGCCCGCTATGTAAAGGAAGAAGAATTGTTCGTGAGACCGAAGATGACCGATCTGTCAGACGGCAGCTTATTATTCGAAGTAACCGTCAACCATGAGCGCGAATTTATGAACTGGGTGGTTCAGTACGGACCTTCGGCGGAGATCTTAAAACCTGCATCTGTCCGTGAGAAATTTAAGGAACAGTTGCAGCGTTGGGGACAGTTGTATGGACAGTAA
- a CDS encoding PD-(D/E)XK nuclease family protein, with translation MKTEGTFLERLYDAIRKEPFRRKIVIAPSYMEGQSWLMRIYRELGPVMNTEVHTVQTFVNSEVEFSLYKQGMTLIGDQRSFWIVHHIMEQMASDVDTYISMDQVKPGIVMHVHQAIMDLRRAGVKAEELRSDQLLSQQKGNYVKKVLSAYERFLNQRSWTDFPGLLSHITTQLQGNVELILPDPMPLPPVSARMMERLSNGRMTRIVADSSFTDVQSTLPFGEVQFYHATGRMAEVREALRRIIQGRMPLDEVEMIVPDEEYTLAISTMCASLGLSCSFADGLPAITSGLGRAAHFLLNWLESGYQVRPLVSMLQQELITFSDREQGITNADCIRALEKSGIGWGKERYIKLLRSEVVRFQGDSNERPEVREQTEQQQRDDEIKKHLTNLLVGLFPDEAALSSPKGIWGWLVNVLDRVGVSGTEDDTIVLQEMRGIANELQECPVPDLMPFQQMLLYARDMLQKLRVGVQRLHKPGSLYISSLPNGGISGRKQTFLLGMDEHSWSGNIRQNPMLLDEECRRIGAGLQTAVQRQRDRQRLRDGRLGMISGNITCSFSSYDLAEGATASPAFQLLQVFRKVFGEPNADYEMLHRSLGEPVGYLDVEQPSSTELNGLPLDGSHYVFRQIRSNVNLMKDRQSFIESVYPSFRQGRLALEARTNSQVTEHDGYIAGDEWADYWKGREERTLSASQLEKYAECPMRYFFQYVLRIRVKDQVTFDRTSWLKPNERGSLLHEVYRRYMTEVSASKVMPITHDHARLLRIAEETILLYAERIPAPSPHVFERERQVMLRDIEVFYRMELQANTAPRFFEQELIVDGQPLHLELGEDMAITLRGIVDRIDQVAPHQYLIIDYKTGSPRSYKENGMFAGGTQLQHALYAMGTELWMRQTGVDSEAKVLEASYVFPSERGHGQVIARSQTERNRVTEVIRGILSSMEQGLFIPASNPAICRYCDYAAVCGEHAELLADKRKDEVNSELLHTLLEVENIE, from the coding sequence GTGAAAACAGAAGGCACATTTCTAGAACGTTTATATGATGCAATCCGTAAAGAGCCTTTTCGCCGCAAGATTGTGATTGCTCCTTCCTACATGGAAGGGCAGTCTTGGTTGATGCGAATATATCGGGAATTAGGACCGGTAATGAACACGGAGGTCCATACGGTTCAAACTTTTGTTAATAGTGAGGTTGAGTTTTCCCTGTATAAACAAGGGATGACCTTAATCGGGGATCAGCGGTCCTTTTGGATTGTACATCATATTATGGAACAAATGGCTTCCGATGTGGATACTTACATCTCCATGGATCAAGTAAAGCCTGGTATTGTGATGCATGTTCACCAAGCCATTATGGATTTACGCCGTGCCGGGGTAAAAGCAGAAGAACTGCGAAGCGATCAACTGTTGAGCCAGCAAAAAGGCAACTATGTCAAAAAGGTGCTGTCAGCGTATGAGCGCTTTCTGAATCAGCGGAGCTGGACCGATTTCCCCGGCCTTTTGTCGCACATAACAACCCAATTGCAGGGAAACGTGGAGCTTATTCTGCCAGACCCTATGCCGCTTCCACCGGTTTCCGCCCGGATGATGGAGCGGTTGTCAAATGGACGGATGACAAGGATTGTAGCGGATTCTTCCTTCACTGACGTTCAATCCACATTGCCGTTCGGAGAGGTTCAGTTCTATCATGCGACCGGAAGGATGGCGGAGGTTCGCGAAGCATTGAGACGAATTATTCAGGGCCGGATGCCATTGGATGAAGTGGAGATGATCGTCCCGGATGAAGAATATACGCTGGCCATTTCGACCATGTGTGCTTCTCTAGGTCTTTCTTGTTCCTTCGCAGACGGGCTGCCTGCGATTACATCCGGACTGGGAAGAGCCGCCCATTTCCTGCTGAACTGGCTGGAGTCCGGTTATCAGGTGCGGCCGCTCGTATCGATGCTGCAGCAGGAATTGATTACGTTCTCCGATCGTGAGCAAGGAATAACGAATGCGGATTGTATTCGAGCTCTGGAGAAAAGCGGAATCGGCTGGGGGAAAGAACGGTATATCAAGTTGCTAAGGTCAGAAGTTGTCCGGTTCCAAGGGGATTCAAATGAAAGACCCGAAGTGCGGGAGCAGACGGAACAACAACAACGGGATGACGAGATCAAGAAGCATCTGACAAACCTCCTTGTAGGATTGTTTCCAGACGAAGCGGCGCTCTCCTCTCCTAAGGGAATCTGGGGATGGCTCGTGAACGTCTTGGATCGAGTTGGTGTCTCTGGAACAGAAGATGATACGATCGTCCTGCAAGAAATGAGAGGTATCGCTAATGAACTGCAGGAATGTCCTGTTCCGGACTTGATGCCATTTCAGCAAATGCTCTTGTATGCCCGAGACATGCTGCAGAAACTTCGAGTCGGGGTGCAGCGGTTACATAAGCCCGGATCCCTGTACATATCGAGTTTGCCGAACGGGGGGATCAGCGGGAGGAAACAGACGTTTCTTCTCGGGATGGATGAACATTCGTGGTCCGGGAATATCAGGCAAAATCCCATGCTTCTCGATGAAGAGTGCAGACGGATCGGTGCCGGGCTTCAAACAGCCGTGCAGAGACAAAGAGATCGGCAACGCCTTCGTGATGGTCGGCTTGGGATGATAAGCGGCAATATCACATGCAGCTTCTCGTCGTATGACTTGGCAGAAGGAGCGACAGCAAGCCCGGCTTTTCAACTTCTACAGGTCTTCCGGAAAGTATTCGGAGAACCGAATGCGGACTATGAGATGCTGCATCGGAGCTTAGGCGAACCTGTCGGGTATTTGGATGTAGAACAGCCATCCTCTACTGAGCTAAATGGACTGCCCTTAGACGGCTCTCATTACGTCTTCCGACAAATCCGTTCGAATGTAAACCTTATGAAGGACCGGCAATCCTTCATCGAGTCGGTCTATCCTTCTTTTCGTCAAGGCAGACTTGCACTCGAGGCGCGTACCAACTCGCAAGTGACAGAGCATGACGGATATATAGCGGGGGATGAATGGGCTGATTATTGGAAAGGTCGGGAAGAACGGACGCTTAGCGCAAGTCAATTGGAGAAGTACGCGGAATGTCCGATGCGTTACTTTTTCCAATATGTGCTCAGGATTCGCGTGAAAGATCAGGTGACTTTTGATCGTACCTCCTGGTTGAAGCCGAATGAAAGAGGCTCGCTGCTGCACGAGGTTTATCGTCGTTATATGACGGAAGTCAGCGCAAGTAAAGTCATGCCTATTACACACGATCATGCCCGTTTACTTCGTATTGCGGAGGAGACGATTCTCTTATATGCCGAGCGGATTCCAGCACCGAGCCCTCATGTGTTTGAGAGGGAGCGGCAAGTGATGCTTCGGGATATTGAAGTATTCTATCGCATGGAATTGCAGGCTAATACGGCCCCCCGGTTTTTCGAACAAGAGCTCATCGTAGACGGCCAGCCGTTGCATCTTGAGCTTGGCGAGGACATGGCGATTACGCTGCGCGGAATCGTCGACCGGATCGATCAAGTTGCGCCGCATCAATATCTAATTATTGACTATAAGACCGGCAGTCCTCGGTCTTACAAGGAAAATGGCATGTTCGCAGGCGGCACGCAGCTGCAACACGCTCTATACGCGATGGGGACAGAGCTGTGGATGCGGCAAACGGGTGTGGATTCAGAAGCAAAAGTGCTTGAAGCGTCTTACGTCTTTCCAAGTGAACGGGGGCACGGGCAAGTGATTGCGCGCTCGCAAACCGAGCGGAATCGAGTCACCGAGGTGATCCGGGGAATCCTTTCGTCGATGGAACAGGGTCTGTTTATTCCAGCTTCAAATCCCGCGATCTGCCGGTATTGCGACTACGCGGCTGTATGCGGAGAGCACGCAGAACTGCTGGCCGATAAGCGAAAGGACGAAGTGAATTCGGAGCTGCTGCACACGCTGCTGGAGGTGGAGAACATTGAATGA